A region from the Cellvibrio sp. PSBB006 genome encodes:
- a CDS encoding AsmA family protein, with amino-acid sequence MKLLLKSLAVLIGLVLLALILLVLLFDPNMFKPRIEALAREQGVALNINGDLGWTLWPSLGIDVSDVRVAALSTPDKPIAQLADASLLLAIKPLFSGEVVVHHVLVDGAVIDLSVDEQGTGNWEALTADDSDATTAPATPPTTDDTTTTEESAQQMQLAVEKISLSNSALTYNDAQSGQDIAVQDIALTVEQFNLQGDPFDMQLSLITRISNTEQPSQTLNVETRLQHQVQLAEDFSTLALREGQLTLQVQESQTAELHANYQVSASDLQDAARFEGELTIPSFNARTLLAALGTELETAEQTALTDVSLDTRFTGSQTAIAFDPLTIKLDRTTINGTMAVTDFTTSAIKVVLNGDQINIDHYLAPDSETETPATASSASSDEELIPLETVKSLNADISADFARVTIADMPLKNISLRTTARDGVVNLNKAQATAYDGVISATGKLDGRGDTAVINVDGKVDSFQLEPFLSDMELNEKVNFTGAINVTTTGTARGVTMNQLLDSLVNETHITGAQVKFFPLNIEQKFCQLINLVNRVDDPQKAWEDFTEMEDLSGKITMANRVVTVESFTAGIEQLMVGTNGSLDLNNDRYDFRLPLKLIPTPTTTETTTDGTTVAATSAEGCIIGSNYWLNRSLSLLRCHGSLTDLNPVRDCRPDSKALASLTKDFAEYKLREKHGDKIDAAEQKVDAKKDELRKKLDEKLGGEGAGKKAEDLLKNIFKKKQDEQ; translated from the coding sequence GTGAAGTTGTTACTCAAAAGTCTTGCTGTGCTGATCGGATTAGTATTGCTAGCCTTGATTCTGCTGGTGTTATTGTTTGATCCCAACATGTTTAAACCGCGTATTGAAGCCCTGGCACGCGAACAGGGCGTAGCCTTGAACATCAACGGTGACCTCGGCTGGACACTGTGGCCTAGCCTCGGGATAGACGTCAGTGACGTGCGCGTTGCAGCTCTCAGCACACCGGATAAACCCATTGCGCAACTGGCAGACGCCAGTCTGTTGCTGGCCATCAAACCCTTATTCAGTGGCGAAGTCGTTGTGCATCATGTGCTGGTCGATGGCGCCGTGATCGATCTCAGCGTGGACGAACAAGGCACTGGCAATTGGGAAGCCTTGACGGCCGACGACAGCGATGCAACCACTGCACCTGCCACGCCCCCCACTACAGATGACACAACAACCACCGAAGAATCCGCTCAACAGATGCAGCTCGCGGTAGAAAAAATCAGCCTGAGCAACAGCGCCCTCACCTATAACGATGCACAAAGCGGCCAGGACATTGCCGTGCAGGATATCGCACTCACGGTTGAGCAATTTAATTTGCAGGGCGATCCTTTTGATATGCAATTGTCCCTGATCACCCGCATCAGCAACACCGAACAACCAAGCCAAACGCTGAATGTAGAAACCCGTCTGCAACATCAAGTACAACTGGCCGAGGATTTCAGTACCCTGGCCTTGCGTGAAGGTCAACTCACACTGCAAGTGCAAGAGTCACAAACCGCCGAGCTACACGCAAACTACCAGGTCTCTGCCAGCGATCTGCAAGACGCGGCGCGTTTTGAGGGCGAATTAACGATTCCCTCTTTTAATGCGCGGACGTTGTTGGCCGCGTTAGGCACCGAGCTGGAAACCGCTGAGCAAACTGCCCTGACCGATGTGTCACTCGATACGCGTTTTACCGGCAGCCAGACAGCTATTGCGTTTGATCCGTTAACCATCAAACTGGACCGAACCACAATCAACGGCACCATGGCGGTGACCGATTTTACGACCAGCGCGATCAAGGTCGTACTGAACGGTGATCAGATCAATATTGATCACTACCTGGCTCCCGACAGCGAAACAGAAACACCAGCCACCGCCAGCAGCGCGAGCAGTGATGAAGAACTGATTCCACTGGAAACGGTTAAATCCCTGAATGCCGATATCAGTGCCGATTTTGCGCGGGTCACCATCGCGGATATGCCACTGAAAAATATCAGCCTGCGCACAACTGCTCGTGACGGTGTGGTGAATCTCAATAAAGCGCAAGCTACCGCATATGATGGCGTCATCTCCGCGACCGGAAAACTCGACGGGCGCGGCGATACCGCCGTGATTAACGTCGACGGCAAGGTGGACAGTTTCCAACTGGAGCCTTTCCTCAGCGATATGGAGCTCAATGAGAAAGTGAATTTCACAGGCGCCATCAATGTCACCACAACGGGCACCGCACGCGGTGTTACGATGAACCAATTACTGGACTCACTGGTTAATGAAACCCATATCACCGGTGCACAGGTTAAATTTTTCCCGTTGAATATCGAACAGAAATTCTGCCAGTTGATTAACCTGGTGAACCGCGTGGATGATCCGCAAAAAGCCTGGGAAGACTTCACCGAGATGGAAGACCTCTCCGGCAAGATCACCATGGCCAATCGCGTGGTCACGGTAGAATCTTTTACTGCGGGTATCGAACAACTTATGGTCGGCACCAACGGCAGTCTCGACCTGAACAATGATCGTTATGACTTCCGCCTGCCGTTGAAACTGATTCCTACCCCCACCACCACCGAAACAACAACAGACGGTACAACAGTGGCAGCAACCAGCGCGGAAGGGTGTATCATCGGCAGCAATTACTGGTTGAACCGCAGCTTGTCGCTGCTGCGCTGTCACGGCTCGCTGACTGATTTGAACCCGGTGCGCGATTGCCGCCCGGACAGCAAGGCGCTGGCTTCATTGACCAAGGATTTTGCGGAGTACAAACTGCGCGAAAAACACGGCGATAAAATTGATGCTGCCGAACAAAAAGTCGATGCAAAAAAAGACGAGTTGCGGAAAAAACTCGACGAAAAACTGGGCGGTGAAGGCGCAGGGAAAAAAGCCGAAGACCTGTTAAAAAATATTTTCAAAAAGAAACAAGATGAGCAATGA
- a CDS encoding FHA domain-containing protein — MPYILHELRGSNISHYELAEQITIGRSTSNQVVIDDATVSAQHAIIEKTDDGYQIRDLDSTNGVYVNGKRLTISPIQAADNIVIGTHNLRVVDALPNELEKTVRIKKSWIPGIYYTDR; from the coding sequence ATGCCTTATATTCTGCATGAGTTGCGCGGGTCGAATATTTCTCATTACGAACTCGCCGAACAAATCACCATCGGGCGCAGCACCAGTAATCAGGTCGTGATTGATGACGCGACGGTCAGCGCGCAACACGCGATTATCGAGAAGACCGACGACGGGTATCAGATTCGCGATCTCGACAGCACCAACGGCGTCTACGTCAATGGTAAACGACTCACGATCAGCCCCATTCAGGCGGCGGATAATATTGTCATCGGCACCCACAATTTGCGCGTGGTCGATGCCTTGCCCAACGAATTGGAAAAAACGGTGCGCATAAAGAAAAGCTGGATTCCCGGTATTTATTACACGGACCGCTAA
- a CDS encoding serine/threonine-protein kinase, whose translation MRSILQACINFFDLRLLVWVPGLWLILSAVTPTFLAQLDKQLFFTGASLSRGIQRPPVIDILELSSTQMRQLMDDPGQNPDVLLLLDYLNKKQQRTGIILNDLPRPIVLPIDAAPVSDVTPSPADTAWQNRRAAQQALQRWLTSPAVIIGSETLSPMLASKQQLAVTEPRWMMYYQWLPASMQPPLFPAAPPLESVTMPWQIFPVPAINFQENDVQQALLWQHEGDWYPSMALALLPVQDNLVWRGRSELHGASLGRLYTNIDGSVIPVFQAQGPFPPVTSHYTLQRFLQQRSEEPSPLLLIGTAGDSSLLSLAGFMQSLYTDNYHTSPWWFYGAEKLLLLLTLVYLLWALPRMSGGVALLATLLCLLLLVVVQLGGQITQSRWLPLGLTMQYLLWGFLVMALWRQQQKPHKRLQQRHQEVACQLSQQYMHQGQLDQALKALDDCVTSERVLQLLYDIGGQHERKRRVNEALAAYRVLYKRHRSFKDVAKRLKQLTDKQHSPAEDIELALSKTVVLADPHSRPQFGRYNIEREIGRGAMGVVYLGHDPQIARRVAIKTLDYSRYDTGELAAVKTRFFREAEAAGRLRHPNIVTVYDVGEEHDLAFIAMDYVAGQPLSNFIAPKNLLPIAQVYRIVADVAEALAYAHSRQIVHRDIKPGNILYHPDSKKVTVTDFGIARIVSDARTQTGEIIGSPLYMSPEQVKGQKVGEASDIFSLAVTFFQLLSGELPFHGDNIAGLSYQIIHGKHKNIRDLRSQIPTSASRIINKALQKEPGERYGNATDMARSLRKALQKDFA comes from the coding sequence ATGCGATCTATCTTGCAAGCGTGCATAAATTTTTTTGATTTGCGTTTACTGGTGTGGGTGCCAGGGCTTTGGCTTATCCTGAGCGCGGTCACGCCAACATTCCTGGCGCAGCTTGATAAACAATTATTTTTTACCGGTGCGTCCTTATCGCGCGGCATCCAACGTCCGCCCGTTATTGATATTCTGGAACTTTCTTCGACGCAAATGCGGCAGCTGATGGATGATCCGGGCCAGAACCCGGACGTGTTATTACTGCTGGATTATTTAAATAAAAAACAACAACGCACCGGCATTATTCTCAATGATTTACCGCGCCCTATTGTCTTGCCGATTGATGCCGCACCAGTCTCTGATGTAACGCCGTCACCTGCCGATACGGCTTGGCAAAATCGCCGTGCGGCGCAGCAGGCATTGCAGCGTTGGCTTACGTCTCCCGCGGTCATTATCGGCAGCGAAACATTATCGCCCATGCTCGCGTCGAAGCAACAGCTAGCGGTGACGGAACCGCGTTGGATGATGTATTACCAATGGTTGCCCGCCAGCATGCAACCGCCGCTGTTTCCCGCCGCGCCGCCATTGGAATCCGTCACCATGCCGTGGCAAATTTTTCCAGTGCCTGCCATAAATTTTCAGGAAAATGATGTGCAGCAAGCCTTGCTTTGGCAGCACGAGGGCGATTGGTATCCGAGCATGGCGCTGGCATTGTTGCCAGTGCAGGACAATCTGGTCTGGCGTGGCCGAAGCGAATTACATGGCGCGTCCCTGGGGCGCTTGTACACGAACATTGACGGTAGCGTGATACCGGTATTCCAGGCGCAGGGTCCCTTTCCGCCGGTCACCAGTCATTACACCTTGCAGCGTTTTCTGCAACAGCGCAGCGAAGAACCGTCACCGTTATTGTTGATCGGCACTGCCGGCGATAGCTCGCTGTTGTCGCTGGCGGGATTCATGCAAAGCTTATACACCGATAATTATCATACCTCGCCCTGGTGGTTTTACGGTGCGGAAAAATTATTGCTGTTGTTGACGCTGGTGTATCTGTTATGGGCCTTGCCGCGTATGAGCGGCGGTGTTGCCTTGCTGGCAACCCTGCTCTGTTTATTGTTGTTGGTGGTTGTGCAATTGGGTGGACAGATTACCCAATCGCGTTGGTTGCCCTTGGGGCTGACCATGCAATATTTACTGTGGGGTTTTCTGGTGATGGCGCTGTGGCGACAACAACAAAAACCGCACAAACGTTTGCAGCAGCGTCACCAGGAGGTGGCTTGCCAATTGAGTCAGCAATACATGCATCAAGGGCAATTGGATCAAGCGCTAAAAGCCCTGGATGATTGCGTGACATCTGAGCGGGTTTTGCAATTGTTGTACGACATCGGCGGGCAACATGAACGCAAGCGGCGCGTCAACGAAGCTTTGGCCGCGTATCGTGTGTTGTATAAACGCCATCGTTCATTCAAGGACGTGGCCAAACGATTAAAACAGTTAACCGACAAACAGCACTCGCCCGCCGAAGATATCGAACTGGCGCTGAGCAAAACGGTGGTGCTCGCCGACCCGCACAGCCGTCCGCAGTTTGGCCGTTACAACATTGAGCGCGAAATAGGGCGCGGTGCCATGGGCGTGGTGTACCTCGGTCACGATCCACAAATTGCACGGCGAGTGGCAATTAAAACTCTGGATTACTCACGTTATGACACGGGTGAACTCGCTGCGGTTAAAACGCGTTTTTTTCGTGAAGCGGAAGCCGCCGGGCGTTTGCGTCACCCGAACATTGTGACGGTTTACGATGTAGGTGAAGAACATGACTTGGCGTTTATCGCGATGGATTATGTCGCGGGCCAACCCTTGAGTAATTTTATTGCACCGAAAAATTTACTGCCGATTGCGCAGGTGTACCGCATCGTGGCCGACGTAGCAGAAGCGCTCGCCTATGCGCACAGCCGACAAATTGTGCATCGTGATATCAAGCCGGGCAACATTCTTTATCACCCGGACAGCAAGAAGGTGACGGTTACGGATTTCGGTATCGCGCGTATCGTGAGCGATGCACGCACACAAACCGGTGAGATTATCGGCAGCCCCTTGTATATGTCGCCCGAGCAAGTGAAAGGCCAGAAGGTGGGCGAGGCCAGCGATATCTTCAGTCTGGCGGTGACCTTTTTCCAATTACTCAGCGGTGAGCTGCCCTTTCACGGCGATAACATCGCTGGCTTGAGTTATCAGATCATCCATGGCAAACATAAAAATATTCGTGATCTGCGTTCACAAATTCCCACCAGTGCCAGCCGTATAATCAACAAGGCACTGCAAAAGGAACCGGGGGAGCGTTACGGCAACGCCACCGACATGGCGCGTTCGCTACGCAAGGCATTACAAAAAGATTTTGCCTGA
- a CDS encoding FHA domain-containing protein has translation MAMLVQLIDDVVANKFELRQGTLEIGRHPASDIQIDDSAVSARHANLLVKPNEHFPQFNEYYLIDLNSTNGTFINDQRINGTQRLHHNDQVRIAWNQFKFVDNNEATLEKTAHIIPAV, from the coding sequence ATGGCAATGCTCGTACAACTGATCGACGACGTAGTCGCCAACAAATTTGAACTGCGCCAGGGCACCCTGGAGATCGGCCGTCATCCCGCCAGTGATATCCAGATCGATGATTCCGCCGTGAGCGCGCGTCACGCTAATTTGCTGGTCAAACCCAATGAACATTTCCCGCAATTTAATGAGTACTACCTGATCGACCTCAACAGCACCAACGGAACCTTTATCAACGATCAGCGTATTAATGGTACCCAGCGTTTGCATCACAATGACCAGGTGCGTATCGCCTGGAACCAATTCAAATTTGTCGACAACAACGAAGCCACCCTGGAAAAAACCGCCCACATTATCCCGGCGGTCTGA
- the gcvT gene encoding glycine cleavage system aminomethyltransferase GcvT, producing MGHKTALFTLHQAMGGKLVDFGGWDMPLHYGSQLEEHHKVRRAAGMFDVSHMTVVDVSGTDAKAYLQRLLANDVARIENEPGKALYSAMLNEAGGVIDDLIVYNMSGWFRVVVNCSTREKDLAWMTRIAADFAVELQERDDLAMIAIQGPNAMALTKQVTGEARAALIDQLAVFQGKESGSWFIARTGYTGEDGVEIMLPNGEAPGFWQALANVGVAPCGLGARDTLRLEAGMNLYGHEMDEDTSPLLANMGWTIAWEPASRDFIGRPVIEAQKAAGVQQKLVGLVLRERGVLRAEQVVIVEGTDARGVITSGTFSPTLGYSIALACVPVSIGSHCQVEMRGKLVTVEVVKPNFVRHGQPLV from the coding sequence ATGGGACACAAGACAGCACTTTTTACCCTGCACCAGGCCATGGGCGGCAAGCTGGTGGATTTCGGCGGTTGGGATATGCCGCTGCACTATGGCTCGCAGCTGGAAGAGCACCACAAGGTACGCCGCGCCGCCGGTATGTTTGATGTGTCCCACATGACCGTCGTGGATGTCAGCGGTACTGATGCCAAAGCCTACCTGCAACGCCTGCTCGCCAATGATGTGGCCCGTATTGAAAACGAACCGGGCAAAGCCCTCTACAGCGCCATGCTCAATGAAGCGGGCGGCGTTATCGATGACCTGATTGTGTACAACATGAGCGGCTGGTTCCGCGTGGTGGTCAACTGTTCCACCCGGGAAAAAGACCTCGCCTGGATGACCCGGATTGCCGCCGACTTTGCGGTAGAGCTGCAAGAGCGCGATGACCTCGCCATGATCGCCATCCAGGGTCCGAATGCCATGGCGCTGACCAAGCAGGTAACTGGCGAGGCCCGCGCGGCACTGATTGATCAATTGGCGGTCTTTCAGGGCAAAGAAAGCGGCAGCTGGTTTATCGCCCGCACGGGTTACACCGGCGAAGACGGCGTGGAAATCATGCTGCCCAACGGCGAAGCCCCCGGTTTCTGGCAAGCCCTGGCCAACGTGGGCGTCGCACCTTGCGGACTCGGCGCCCGCGATACCTTACGCCTGGAAGCCGGCATGAACCTGTACGGCCACGAGATGGACGAAGACACTTCACCGCTGTTGGCCAACATGGGTTGGACCATCGCCTGGGAACCGGCGAGCCGGGATTTTATCGGCCGCCCGGTGATCGAAGCGCAAAAAGCCGCTGGCGTTCAACAGAAACTGGTAGGACTGGTCCTGCGCGAGCGCGGCGTATTGCGTGCTGAGCAGGTAGTGATCGTCGAAGGCACCGACGCGCGCGGTGTGATTACCAGCGGCACATTTTCGCCGACCTTGGGCTATTCTATTGCTTTGGCCTGTGTCCCCGTCAGCATCGGCAGCCACTGCCAGGTTGAAATGCGCGGCAAGCTGGTCACGGTCGAAGTGGTTAAGCCAAACTTTGTACGCCACGGTCAGCCGCTGGTGTAA
- the gcvH gene encoding glycine cleavage system protein GcvH, giving the protein MSEIRKELKYLSSHEWARVEEDGTVTIGITDHAQDALGDVVYVEVPEVGSTVTAGEEAGVVESVKAASDIYSLVSGEVVEVNEQLQDAPETVNASPYDDGWFFRVRPDDLSELENALDADDYRSVVEDEE; this is encoded by the coding sequence ATGAGCGAAATTCGCAAAGAACTCAAATATCTCAGCAGTCACGAGTGGGCGCGGGTGGAAGAAGATGGCACCGTGACCATCGGTATTACTGATCACGCACAGGACGCCCTGGGCGATGTGGTGTATGTGGAAGTGCCGGAAGTCGGCAGCACGGTGACCGCCGGTGAAGAGGCGGGTGTGGTTGAGTCAGTTAAAGCGGCGTCGGATATTTATTCGTTGGTGTCCGGTGAGGTGGTTGAGGTGAATGAGCAGTTGCAGGATGCACCGGAGACGGTGAATGCTTCGCCCTATGATGATGGTTGGTTTTTCCGTGTGCGTCCGGATGATTTGTCTGAGCTTGAGAATGCGCTGGATGCGGATGATTATCGTAGTGTGGTGGAAGACGAAGAATAA
- a CDS encoding polysaccharide deacetylase family protein: MNSEIAKRVTVNPVVLNPTQPRQSASPTILKNLKHVSGYLHSPLVCLTFDDGPDPVYTPAILDLLAMHKIRASFFVLGEAAERFPRLVERMLSEGHTVGNHTYSHRHPWMISPGRARDEVARGSEAIQKITGHAPRWFRPPHGRLRRAMLKQVQAENMTTVLWSHSIIDWGPMGTETGVAQRLHDIKFGDIVLMHDGQRQHNHPHLIVQQLPKLAEWLVQRGITAVTLDQVA; this comes from the coding sequence ATGAATTCCGAAATCGCAAAACGCGTAACAGTGAATCCGGTGGTTTTGAATCCGACCCAACCCCGGCAGTCCGCCTCGCCGACTATTCTTAAAAACCTCAAACATGTGTCCGGCTACCTGCACAGCCCACTGGTATGCCTGACCTTCGACGATGGCCCCGACCCGGTCTACACCCCGGCCATCCTCGACCTGCTCGCCATGCACAAAATCCGCGCGAGCTTTTTCGTTCTGGGCGAAGCCGCCGAACGTTTCCCACGGCTGGTGGAACGCATGTTGAGTGAGGGCCACACCGTCGGCAATCACACCTACAGCCATCGCCATCCGTGGATGATCTCGCCCGGTCGCGCAAGAGATGAAGTCGCCCGCGGCTCCGAAGCGATTCAAAAAATCACCGGCCACGCCCCCCGCTGGTTCCGCCCGCCCCACGGCCGTTTACGCCGCGCCATGCTTAAGCAGGTGCAAGCTGAGAACATGACGACGGTGTTGTGGAGTCATAGCATTATTGACTGGGGTCCGATGGGGACGGAGACGGGTGTTGCGCAGCGGCTGCATGATATTAAGTTCGGGGATATCGTGTTGATGCATGATGGACAGCGGCAACATAATCATCCGCATTTGATTGTGCAGCAGTTGCCGAAGTTGGCGGAGTGGTTGGTGCAGCGGGGGATTACGGCGGTGACGTTGGATCAGGTGGCTTAG
- a CDS encoding glycosyltransferase, whose translation MKILFLTSSPGYGHTRAAEAIDLALRNRYPDIETQCLDVTHLLDEDVSAAVKDGYLRMTAEHPELYQKLYDMDKDLYRQLAGKTPPDKELVDFLTEQQHRWYPDVNEHSLFSFSNSYKNLDSALINTLINGICYRPRFPAGRLVLQGLLGLVYSILASRLKNYVTSYAPDLLVATQMYPNALLSRSIQKGVVTQPIIGVPTDYGAHGVWVRDTTHLYCVGHERVAHALAEQGVSPGRIQVTGIPLMPAFENPPSQTRARQNLGLDERPTILITGGQCGIGTLDAVRQLVLDDSRPYRVLVTASNSLGGQGELEYLARANPDRFRLYSWTDDMVSLLRAADVVVGKPGGLTVSETLACGRPFIATCCLGGQEAHNVQFLKEHGAGLRVDVPDLPGALHKLFDNPDELRHMKKRAEQQGHRYAAKTIVTQIENLEREKRIGRWQRHSAQE comes from the coding sequence ATGAAAATATTGTTTTTAACCTCCAGCCCCGGCTATGGACACACTCGCGCCGCAGAAGCGATTGACCTCGCCCTGCGCAATCGCTACCCGGACATTGAGACCCAATGTCTCGATGTCACCCATTTGCTCGATGAAGATGTCAGCGCGGCCGTTAAAGATGGCTACCTGCGCATGACTGCTGAACACCCGGAGCTTTATCAAAAGCTTTACGACATGGATAAGGATCTCTATCGGCAATTGGCCGGTAAGACGCCGCCGGATAAAGAACTGGTGGATTTCCTGACCGAGCAGCAACACCGCTGGTATCCCGATGTTAACGAGCACTCCCTGTTTTCATTCTCCAATTCTTATAAGAATCTCGATAGCGCGCTGATTAATACCCTGATCAACGGCATCTGCTATCGGCCGCGCTTTCCGGCCGGTCGCCTCGTACTTCAGGGGTTGTTGGGCCTGGTTTACAGCATCCTCGCCTCACGACTCAAAAATTACGTCACCAGCTATGCTCCGGACCTGCTGGTTGCTACGCAGATGTATCCCAACGCCTTGCTGAGCCGCTCTATTCAAAAAGGCGTGGTGACGCAACCGATTATCGGCGTGCCGACTGACTACGGTGCCCACGGTGTCTGGGTACGCGATACCACGCATTTATATTGCGTCGGCCACGAACGCGTGGCGCACGCGTTGGCAGAGCAGGGTGTATCACCCGGGCGCATCCAGGTCACCGGCATCCCATTGATGCCTGCTTTTGAAAATCCCCCTTCACAAACCCGGGCGCGCCAGAACCTCGGCCTGGACGAGCGCCCAACCATCTTGATTACCGGCGGACAATGCGGCATCGGCACCCTTGATGCCGTTCGCCAATTGGTGCTTGACGATAGCCGTCCCTACCGCGTGCTGGTCACCGCCAGCAATTCCCTGGGTGGACAGGGTGAACTGGAATACCTCGCTCGCGCCAACCCGGACCGATTCAGGTTGTATTCATGGACCGATGATATGGTCAGCCTACTGCGCGCCGCCGACGTGGTGGTCGGCAAACCTGGCGGACTTACCGTCAGCGAAACCCTCGCCTGCGGCCGCCCGTTCATTGCCACCTGTTGCCTTGGCGGCCAGGAAGCACACAACGTCCAATTCCTGAAAGAGCACGGCGCTGGCCTGCGGGTGGACGTACCGGATTTACCGGGCGCCTTGCATAAACTATTCGATAACCCGGACGAATTGCGCCACATGAAAAAACGCGCCGAGCAACAGGGACATCGCTACGCCGCCAAAACGATCGTGACGCAAATTGAAAATCTTGAGCGTGAAAAACGTATCGGCCGTTGGCAGCGCCACTCCGCACAGGAATAG
- a CDS encoding MgtC/SapB family protein: MSLWQQISGTIVAEFSDLKDVTEITRISVRLFMAALLGGILGFEREQRGKAAGIRTHMLVAIGAALFVLIPQEAGISDAEMSRVVQGVISGIGFLGAGAIIKGSDEKHLKGLTTAAGIWLTAAIGVAAGLGRESSAILCTLLALAVFLIMPRILALLEGPANNPPHKDEN, from the coding sequence ATGAGTCTCTGGCAGCAAATTTCCGGCACCATTGTCGCCGAATTTTCCGACTTAAAAGATGTAACTGAAATCACGCGCATCAGCGTGCGCCTTTTCATGGCCGCACTGCTCGGCGGTATCCTCGGGTTTGAGCGTGAACAGCGCGGCAAGGCCGCAGGCATTCGCACGCACATGCTGGTCGCCATCGGTGCCGCGTTGTTCGTGCTGATCCCGCAAGAGGCAGGAATCTCGGATGCGGAAATGAGCCGCGTTGTGCAGGGCGTGATTTCCGGTATCGGTTTTTTAGGCGCCGGCGCTATCATCAAAGGCAGCGATGAAAAACACCTCAAGGGGCTGACAACTGCCGCCGGCATCTGGCTGACCGCCGCTATCGGCGTAGCGGCCGGGTTGGGACGCGAGTCTTCCGCTATTTTGTGCACGCTCCTGGCATTGGCCGTATTCCTGATCATGCCGCGCATCCTGGCGTTGCTGGAAGGCCCGGCTAACAACCCACCGCATAAAGATGAAAACTAA